From a single Solanum dulcamara chromosome 4, daSolDulc1.2, whole genome shotgun sequence genomic region:
- the LOC129886596 gene encoding NAD-dependent malic enzyme 59 kDa isoform, mitochondrial: MWRAARSAAWTFRRTRRLSTAISAPCIVHKRGADILHDPWFNKDTGFPMTERDRLGLRGLLPPRVISFEQQYDRFMESFRSLEKNTEGQPDSVVSLAKWRILNRLHDRNETLYYRVLIDNIKDFAPIIYTPTVGLVCQNYSGLFRRPRGMYFSAKDKGEMMSMIFNWPSTQVDMIVLTDGSRILGLGDLGVQGIGIPIGKLDMYVAAAGINPQRVLPVMLDVGTNNPKLLEDPLYLGLRQPRLEGEEYLSIVDEFVEAVHARWPKAVVQFEDFQAKWAFETLDRYRKKFCMFNDDIQGTAGVALAGLLGTVRAQGRPLTDFANQKIVVVGAGSAGLGVLKMALQAVSRMAGPSADPNFFLLDKNGLITMDRKDIDPAALPFAKAHHEIEGLGLQEGAGLAEVVKKVKPHVLLGLSGVGGIFHEEVLRAMKESDSVRPAIFAMSNPTNNAECCPVDAFKLAGEDIVFASGSPFANVDLGNGKIGHVNQANNMYLFPGIGLGALLSGARNISDTMLEAAAECLASYMSDDEIKRGILYPSIDDIRDITAEVGASVLRAAVAEDLAEGHGEVGARELQHMSKEETIKYVRQNMWYPVYGPLVHE, translated from the exons ATGTGGAGAGCGGCTCGATCTGCGGCGTGGACTTTCCGCCGTACGCGACGGTTATCCACGGCTATTTCAGCTCCATGTATCGTCCACAAGCGCGGTGCTGATATTCTTCATGATCCTTGGTTCAACAAG GACACAGGATTCCCAATGACGGAAAGAGATCGACTGGGGCTGCGTGGTCTCCTCCCACCTCGCGTAATTTCATTTGAACAGCAATATGACCGCTTCA TGGAGTCATTTCGGTCACTTGAGAAAAATACTGAAGGTCAACCAGACAGTGTTGTTTCGTTAGCAAAATGGAGGATCTTAAACAGGCTGCATGACAGGAATGAGACATTGTACTACCGA GTTCTAATTGACAATATCAAAGATTTTGCCCCCATAATATACACCCCAACAGTAGGATTGGTTTGCCAAAACTACTCTGGCTTGTTTAGACGTCCACGTGGCATGTATTTCAGTGCCAAAGATAAGGGAGAGATGATGTCAATGATCTTCAACTGGCCTTCTACTCAG GTAGACATGATTGTGCTGACAGATGGAAGCCGTATTCTTGGCCTTGGCGATCTTGGAGTTCAGGGGATAGGTATACCAATTGGAAAGCTTGACATGTATGTAGCAGCTGCTGGTATCAACCCACAAAGA GTGCTCCCAGTTATGCTTGACGTCGGGACCAACAATCCGAAGCTTCTAGAAGATCCTCTTT ATCTTGGACTGCGACAACCTAGGTTAGAAGGAGAAGAATATTTGTCCATAGTTGATGAATTTGTGGAAGCTGTTCATGCTCGTTGGCCAAAGGCTGTTGTGCAG tttgaagattttcAAGCAAAGTGGGCTTTTGAGACACTGGATCGCTATCGGAAAAAGTTTTGCATGTTCAATGATGATATCCAG GGAACAGCTGGTGTTGCTCTTGCTGGGCTATTAGGAACTGTTCGGGCACAGGGCCGGCCATTGACTGATTTTGCCAACCAAAAGATAGTGGTAGTTGGAGCAGGAAG TGCGGGGCTTGGTGTTCTTAAGATGGCATTACAAGCCGTTTCAAGAATGGCTGGACCATCAGCAGATCCCAACTTTTTTCTTCTGGATAAAAAT GGTCTTATCACTATGGATAGGAAAGATATTGATCCAGCAGCATTACCATTTGCTAAAGCCCATCACGAGATTGAGGGGCTAGGACTACAGGAAGGAGCAGGGCTCGCTGAAGTG GTCAAAAAGGTGAAGCCTCATGTACTTCTTGGTTTGTCAGGAGTTGGAGGCATTTTTCATGAGGAG GTGCTGAGGGCCATGAAAGAGTCAGATTCTGTTAGACCTGCAATTTTTGCCATGTCAAATCCTACAAACAATG CTGAATGCTGTCCTGTTGATGCTTTCAAGCTTGCTGGAGAAGATATTGTTTTTGCTAGTGGGAGTCCCTTTGCAAATGTTGATCTAG GGAATGGTAAGATAGGCCATGTAAATCAAGCGAATAACATGTATCTCTTCCCCGG CATTGGTCTGGGAGCTCTTCTTTCTGGCGCTCGAAACATAAGTGATACAATGTTAGAAGCTGCTGCTGAGTG CCTCGCTTCTTACATGTCCGATGACGAAATCAAAAGAGGAATCTTGTATCCATCCATTGATGA TATTCGGGATATTACAGCAGAGGTTGGAGCTTCTGTTTTACGGGCTGCTGTGGCTGAAGACCTGGCAGAAGGTCACGGTGAAGTTGGGGCAAGAGAGTTGCAGCATATGTCAAAG GAAGAGACCATTAAATATGTGAGACAAAATATGTGGTATCCTGTTTATGGCCCTCTTGTTCacgaatag